The region AGGCCGGACCCCTCGTCCTCCACCCGCACCTCGGCCCACGCTCGCCGGAGCACGGCGGGCCGGGGGGCGAGGAGGGAATCCCCCCCCACGAGGGTCTCCCGTTCCAGGCGCCGCCCCGAGATCCGCACCGTTCCGCCCTCCCCCATGGCCTCCACGGCATTGAGGAGCAGGTTCAGGAGCACCTGCTTCATCTCGCCCGGATCGGCCTCCACCAGGGGGGTTTCCGGCTCCCACCCCACCTGCCAGGCGATCCCCTGCCGTTTCATGCGGTACGCGACCAGGGCAAGGGTCTCCCGGACCAGGTCTCCCAAGTTGAGGGGGGTGGGCCGCGGCAGGGTTCGGGAAGACCGGGCATAGTCGAGAAACTGCCCCACGATCTCGCGGCATCGCTGGGCCTCGGCGTAGATGCGCTCGCGGAGCTCGCCGCCGGGGTCCCGGCCCCCCTCCTCCACGAGCAGGCGGGCAAAGCCCAGAATCACCCCCACGGGGTTTCCGATCTCGTGCACGAGCGAGCTCGCCAGCTCTCCCAGGCTCGCCATGCGCTCGTGGGCCACGAGCTTTCGCTGGAGGCTCTCTTGCAGGGAGACCTCGGAAAACAGGCCCAGCTGGCCCGTGGGTCGCCCCGCCCGGTCGCCCACCCACCGGGTGCGCAGGCGAAGCACGAGCGGGCTGCCGTCCGCCCGCGTGCCGCGGCACGTGCGCTCCGTCCAGATACTTCCCGAGGACGCCGGGGCCCCGCGATCCTCTCGGCCGTCGCACCCCAGGGCCTGGAAGTAGCTCTCCCCCAGCACCTCCCCCGCCCCGCGGCCGGTAATCACCTCGGCGGCGGGGTTGAATGCGCGTACGTCCCCCTCGGGACCCACCAGGAAGGCGCCCTCGCGCATGCCCGTCAGGAGCGCGGCGGCCAGGTCGCCCTGCGGCCCTGCGGTCTGCGCCAAACTACCGTTTGGTCTGCACCGGGCGCGCGTGTTATCGTCGCCGCAGCCAGAGCGTCGCCGCCTCCCCATGGGACTCCTTTCACCCAGCGCCTGTGTGCGCGCGCCCCCGGCGGTCCGATCCGGGCGCGCCGTCTCTCGGCGACCCCGCCCGCCGTGCTGGGCCGCAGGATCGAGACTCTAGGACAGGCGGCGCCCGAGGTCCAGGGGCTCCGACTCTCCGTCGGGGCGTCCCAGAGGGTCGTGCCGCCCCGGCGCAGGAGGCAGGTGGCATGACGCGAGTGCCGGACTCCAAGCTCGCACCCTTTCCCCCGGGCGACTCCGCCCGATTCGTCTTCCCTCCCGCGTGGGGAGGCCGGGTTCGGCCTTGGGAGGCCTGCGCCGAGGGTACCGTCTGCGAGGTGGAGGTCCCCGCCCGGCTTCACGCCTCGGTGACGGACATGAACCGCTTCGGCATCGGCCGGCCGGGCGGCGGCGGCATCGGGTTCGCGGTAGCCCTCCACTCCCGGGCGCGCGCCGTCCTGCGGGCCGGGCCCCGGGGAGCGGCGGGGGGAACGCGCCCCGCCATCGCGCAACACCTGTGCGCGCTCTTCCAGGAGCTCACGGGTTTTCGGGGAGGCCTGGACCTGGACGTGACCGATCACGGCCACCGCCACCTGGGCCTGGGCTCGTCCGTGGGCAGCCTGGCCGCGGGGGCGGTGGCCTGCAACGAGATGCTGGGTCGCCCCCTGGCCCTGCGGGACCTGCGAAAGCTCGTGGCCCACAATTACTGCGAAGAGGCGCCCGGAGAGACCGACGTCCTGGTCCGCGGCTTCGAGACCAACGTGGGGGCCATGGCCGCCCTGCACGGGGGCATGGTGGTCGCCTCCGACCGCTGTGAGCTCGTCTACCGCACGGCGCTGCCCGGCTCCATGAAGGCCCTGCTCCTCGTGCCCCAGCTCGGCCCCAAGGTCTCCTCGGGCGAAGAGGAAGCCCAGGCGCTGCTC is a window of Thermodesulfobacteriota bacterium DNA encoding:
- a CDS encoding ATP-binding protein, whose product is MAQTAGPQGDLAAALLTGMREGAFLVGPEGDVRAFNPAAEVITGRGAGEVLGESYFQALGCDGREDRGAPASSGSIWTERTCRGTRADGSPLVLRLRTRWVGDRAGRPTGQLGLFSEVSLQESLQRKLVAHERMASLGELASSLVHEIGNPVGVILGFARLLVEEGGRDPGGELRERIYAEAQRCREIVGQFLDYARSSRTLPRPTPLNLGDLVRETLALVAYRMKRQGIAWQVGWEPETPLVEADPGEMKQVLLNLLLNAVEAMGEGGTVRISGRRLERETLVGGDSLLAPRPAVLRRAWAEVRVEDEGSGLGSLDPERFFEPFFTTKEKGGGLGLLVCRRILGEWGGEISLANRPGGGVCATVRLPGWGGGEP
- a CDS encoding sugar kinase codes for the protein MTRVPDSKLAPFPPGDSARFVFPPAWGGRVRPWEACAEGTVCEVEVPARLHASVTDMNRFGIGRPGGGGIGFAVALHSRARAVLRAGPRGAAGGTRPAIAQHLCALFQELTGFRGGLDLDVTDHGHRHLGLGSSVGSLAAGAVACNEMLGRPLALRDLRKLVAHNYCEEAPGETDVLVRGFETNVGAMAALHGGMVVASDRCELVYRTALPGSMKALLLVPQLGPKVSSGEEEAQALLTRARALDRRDAAHKAYRVLMDLLPAMIQGDTSTLGDVLWDLAQLGSKHAECCLHGEGGREIYETMGALRDEGAEIVGMSSVGPAVFALSTRPRVWERWQARHGPDAPGCTLVVPVDNAGARVRLDGTPVPYQLEAWWHEPHAEASS